The Coleofasciculus sp. FACHB-1120 DNA segment ACATCTAGCTTATTAATTGCAATCAACGGCATCCTGGTGACAGGTATCTTAGGGACATCGGCAAATACCCCAGCCAAACCCGCACCCGCTGCGGCTCCAGCCAAACCTGCACCTGCAACAACCACCGCTTCCCAGCAATTTGTAGGGCAATGGCAAGCCAAAGACCCCGAATCTGGGGAGCTAGTCACATTTATATTTGCCCCAGAGGGAAAATTATTCATTGTATTTCCCACGTCCGATGGCCCTCCGGTTGCCGTTGGAATTAAGTACAAGGTCAATTCCCAGCCTAAACCGGGACAACTTGACCTGGTTTTTAGCCAAAAAGAGAGCATCCTGAGCATTTTTGAGTTTATCGATCGCGGTAAACTACGCTTGGAATTAGAGGGACGGCAAGCTGGACAACCCAGACCCAATGCTTTTACCCCTAAGGCAACGATATTTGAAAAAATTTCCGATAGCGCGACATTACCTAAAGACGCCAAAGTAATTGAGCTGGAAAATGCACAGAGTCAGGTGTCCGAAGATTCGCAGCTCCCAAAACCGCAAACGGAAGCCAAATTGTACATCGCGATGGTAAACAAAGCGCAACAGGCTTATTATCAGCAAAAAGGCAAATTTGCCACAAACACTGAAGATTTAGGTCTAGGAGGCGAACCAGCCAGCATCTATTACAACTATCGTCTGGTATCACCAGGAAAGGACGCCCAAAGCGTGATGATCGCCGCCCAAGCCAAGAATGCTGAAATTCATAGCTACACGGGTGCAGTATTTGCCAGCAAAAGGAACGGTGAAGCCACCACCCTCGTAGCGGTTTGCGAAACCCAGCGCCCCTCAACCTCACCTCCGGCGATGCCGAAACCGCCTCAAAGTGGCTCATCAGCAGTTCAATGTCCATCGGGTTCGCGTCTGTTACAGTAATCGGCTGCTGTCGCTATCAATAACCGGATTGATTCTCTCGCGATTGCATAGATTGTTAAAGTCCAGTTAAATTTCTCGCCTTGACTGCCATGAGTGACACCGTTTTAGACATCCGCAACCTGCAAGTTCAATTTTTAAC contains these protein-coding regions:
- a CDS encoding type IV pilin-like G/H family protein: MNYRLINLFKLANLPVNSKLITSSLLIAINGILVTGILGTSANTPAKPAPAAAPAKPAPATTTASQQFVGQWQAKDPESGELVTFIFAPEGKLFIVFPTSDGPPVAVGIKYKVNSQPKPGQLDLVFSQKESILSIFEFIDRGKLRLELEGRQAGQPRPNAFTPKATIFEKISDSATLPKDAKVIELENAQSQVSEDSQLPKPQTEAKLYIAMVNKAQQAYYQQKGKFATNTEDLGLGGEPASIYYNYRLVSPGKDAQSVMIAAQAKNAEIHSYTGAVFASKRNGEATTLVAVCETQRPSTSPPAMPKPPQSGSSAVQCPSGSRLLQ